One window of the Fusobacterium animalis 7_1 genome contains the following:
- the aroQ gene encoding type II 3-dehydroquinate dehydratase yields MKIMVINGPNLNMLGIREKNIYGTFSYDDLCKYIEGYPEFRDKNIEFEFLQSNVEGEIVNFIQNAYNKKYDGIILNAGGYTHTSVAIHDAIKAVSIPTVEVHISNIHAREDFRKVCITTPACIGQITGLGKFGYILAVVYLIEYYNK; encoded by the coding sequence ATGAAAATAATGGTAATTAATGGTCCTAACTTAAATATGTTAGGAATAAGAGAGAAAAATATCTATGGTACTTTTAGTTATGATGATTTATGTAAATATATTGAAGGTTATCCTGAATTTAGAGATAAGAATATTGAATTTGAATTTTTACAAAGTAATGTTGAAGGTGAAATAGTAAATTTCATTCAAAATGCTTATAATAAAAAATACGATGGAATTATCCTAAATGCAGGAGGTTACACTCATACATCAGTAGCCATTCATGATGCTATAAAGGCAGTGAGCATTCCCACTGTTGAGGTACATATCTCAAATATTCATGCAAGAGAAGATTTTAGAAAAGTTTGTATTACAACCCCAGCTTGTATAGGACAAATTACAGGTTTAGGAAAATTTGGATATATATTAGCAGTAGTTTATTTAATTGAATATTATAATAAATAA
- a CDS encoding shikimate dehydrogenase family protein, with amino-acid sequence MRKFGLLGKKLSHSLSPLLHNTFFEDLGLKDEYKLYEVDEDKIGNFKNYMLENSIEGVNITVPYKKRFLDKLDYISDEAKEIGAINLLYIKDNKFYGDNTDYYGFKYTLTKNDIDVKDKKIAIIGKGGASASVYKVLKDMDAEDITFYFRKDKLSKIEFPQNMAGDIIINTTPVGMYPNVEDNLVSKEILKNFKIAIDLIYNPIETKFLKEAKECGLKTINGMDMLIEQALKTDEILYNIVLSTQLRKKIRKKIKKKVEEFYENNGN; translated from the coding sequence GTGAGAAAATTTGGACTTTTAGGAAAAAAACTTTCTCATTCACTTTCTCCATTATTGCATAATACTTTTTTTGAAGATTTAGGGCTTAAAGATGAATATAAGTTATATGAAGTTGATGAAGATAAGATAGGTAATTTTAAAAACTATATGCTTGAAAATTCTATTGAAGGAGTGAATATAACTGTTCCTTATAAAAAGAGATTTTTAGATAAATTGGATTATATAAGTGATGAAGCAAAGGAAATAGGAGCTATAAATCTTCTATATATAAAGGATAATAAATTCTATGGAGATAACACTGATTATTATGGTTTTAAATATACACTGACAAAAAATGACATAGATGTAAAAGATAAAAAGATAGCTATTATTGGAAAAGGTGGAGCAAGTGCCAGTGTCTATAAGGTTTTAAAAGATATGGATGCAGAAGATATAACTTTCTATTTTAGAAAGGATAAATTAAGTAAAATAGAATTTCCACAAAATATGGCAGGAGATATAATAATTAATACTACTCCTGTTGGGATGTATCCCAATGTTGAAGATAATCTTGTAAGTAAAGAAATTTTAAAAAATTTTAAAATAGCAATAGATTTAATCTATAACCCTATTGAAACAAAATTCTTAAAAGAAGCAAAAGAATGTGGATTAAAAACTATAAATGGAATGGATATGTTAATTGAACAGGCTTTAAAAACTGATGAAATTCTGTATAATATTGTATTATCAACCCAACTTAGAAAGAAAATTAGAAAAAAGATAAAAAAGAAGGTAGAAGAATTCTATGAAAATAATGGTAATTAA
- a CDS encoding chorismate mutase gives MIELELMRIKIDEIDDKLLVLFKERLEVSKKIGLLKKKHNIKIFDPQREQEIIDNCTQNVSDDEKKYIEKFLKNLMDISKEVQSK, from the coding sequence ATGATAGAATTAGAGCTAATGAGGATAAAAATTGATGAAATAGATGATAAACTTTTGGTCCTCTTTAAAGAAAGATTGGAAGTTTCTAAAAAAATTGGTCTATTAAAGAAAAAACACAATATAAAAATTTTTGATCCTCAAAGAGAACAAGAAATAATAGATAATTGTACTCAAAATGTCAGTGATGATGAAAAAAAATATATAGAAAAATTTTTAAAAAATCTTATGGATATAAGTAAGGAGGTTCAAAGCAAGTGA
- a CDS encoding toxin-antitoxin system YwqK family antitoxin produces MKIKKIFLFLLLITGLEILAVGKLPKNLFNSDKINILKRGILNGPINVYYPNGKIKIKQFFINNRRAGIWQYYYENGKLKAEIIYNIMTNDEEGVMKNYDEKGVLMSEGRIVNDNMAGVWNYYDEKGRKNYTYDFVKGIITTYDEKGKIIFQVTETDLANRFREIQQEINDDRIRANEDKN; encoded by the coding sequence ATGAAAATTAAAAAAATATTTTTGTTCTTATTATTGATTACAGGTTTGGAAATATTAGCAGTTGGTAAATTACCAAAAAATCTTTTTAACTCTGATAAAATAAATATATTAAAAAGAGGAATTTTAAATGGACCTATTAATGTTTACTATCCAAATGGAAAGATAAAGATAAAACAATTTTTTATCAATAATAGAAGAGCTGGTATTTGGCAATACTATTATGAAAATGGTAAATTAAAAGCAGAAATTATTTATAACATAATGACAAATGATGAAGAAGGTGTTATGAAGAATTATGATGAAAAAGGTGTTTTAATGAGTGAAGGAAGAATAGTTAATGATAATATGGCAGGAGTTTGGAACTATTATGATGAAAAAGGAAGGAAGAATTATACCTATGATTTTGTAAAAGGAATAATTACTACTTATGATGAGAAAGGTAAAATCATATTTCAAGTGACTGAAACAGATTTAGCTAATCGTTTTAGAGAAATACAACAGGAGATAAATGATGATAGAATTAGAGCTAATGAGGATAAAAATTGA
- a CDS encoding FtsW/RodA/SpoVE family cell cycle protein, with product MKRNLVIDDDIVENKTLYKKVNDIKKERENEKEKDLINKRKNNIISFFMILIIIGGINFFSSISRFDNAKMLDKGVKQVAILIVSFVVFGTSIKAGNIIYKIVSKPVFRLFILIISLSVFLAIAYIPSESLFPTINGGKGWVHIGPLSIQVPEIFKVPFIMVLASIFARGKDDKKEFPYIKNFFSVFFYTLIFFIIITFCLKDMGTAIHYIMIACFIIFLSDIPNKVVFPAFFGLLASIPVLLYIFLNTLSGYKLDRVKAFLDGILHGNYTREDAYQIYQSLIAFGTGGILGKGFGNGVQKYNYIPEVETDFAIATYAEETGFIGMFIVLFLFFSLFVLIMGVANNAKNYFSKYLVGGIAGYFITQVIINIGVAIGLIPVFGIPLPFISSGGSSLLAISMAMGLVIYVNNTQTLK from the coding sequence ATGAAAAGAAATTTAGTTATAGATGATGACATTGTTGAAAATAAAACCCTTTACAAAAAAGTAAACGATATTAAAAAAGAAAGGGAAAATGAAAAAGAGAAAGATTTGATAAACAAAAGGAAAAATAATATTATCTCCTTTTTTATGATATTAATTATAATTGGAGGTATTAATTTTTTTAGTTCTATATCAAGATTTGATAATGCCAAAATGCTTGATAAAGGAGTTAAACAAGTTGCTATTTTAATTGTTTCATTTGTAGTTTTTGGTACGTCAATAAAAGCTGGAAATATTATATATAAAATAGTTTCAAAACCTGTATTTAGACTTTTTATTCTTATAATTAGTTTATCAGTCTTTTTAGCTATTGCTTATATCCCAAGTGAAAGTTTATTTCCTACTATAAATGGTGGTAAAGGCTGGGTACATATAGGTCCTCTAAGTATACAAGTTCCAGAAATTTTTAAAGTACCTTTTATTATGGTTTTAGCAAGTATATTTGCCAGAGGAAAAGATGATAAAAAAGAATTTCCTTATATAAAAAACTTTTTTTCTGTATTCTTTTACACACTTATATTTTTCATAATAATAACATTTTGTTTAAAAGATATGGGAACAGCTATACACTATATTATGATAGCTTGTTTTATAATATTTCTATCTGATATTCCAAATAAAGTTGTTTTTCCAGCATTTTTTGGATTACTTGCTTCTATACCAGTATTACTTTATATTTTCCTCAATACTCTATCAGGCTATAAATTAGATAGAGTAAAAGCATTTTTAGATGGGATTTTACATGGTAACTATACTAGAGAAGATGCTTATCAAATTTATCAGTCACTTATTGCTTTTGGAACAGGTGGAATATTAGGTAAAGGTTTTGGAAATGGAGTTCAAAAATATAATTATATTCCAGAAGTGGAAACTGACTTTGCAATAGCAACTTATGCAGAAGAAACAGGTTTTATTGGAATGTTTATTGTACTTTTTCTATTTTTCTCACTTTTTGTTTTGATAATGGGAGTTGCTAACAATGCAAAAAATTATTTTTCAAAATATCTAGTTGGAGGAATAGCTGGTTATTTTATAACACAAGTTATTATTAATATTGGAGTTGCAATAGGTTTAATACCAGTTTTTGGTATCCCTTTACCTTTTATAAGTTCAGGAGGTTCATCTCTTCTTGCTATATCAATGGCTATGGGACTTGTAATATATGTTAATAATACACAAACTTTAAAATAG
- a CDS encoding DUF896 domain-containing protein encodes MEMKDIIEKVNYYAKLSKKRKLTEEEIKDREIYRRMYLNKFKAQVKAHLDNIEIVDEKDFKN; translated from the coding sequence ATGGAAATGAAAGATATAATTGAAAAAGTCAATTACTATGCAAAATTGAGTAAGAAAAGAAAACTTACAGAAGAAGAAATAAAAGATAGAGAAATATACAGAAGAATGTATTTAAATAAGTTTAAGGCACAGGTAAAAGCACATTTAGATAATATAGAAATTGTAGATGAAAAAGATTTTAAAAACTAG
- the asnS gene encoding asparagine--tRNA ligase: MITVKDIFRHGEDYLNKEIELFGWVRKIRDQKKFGFIELNDGSFFKGVQIVFEEGLENFDEVSRLSISSTIKVKGTLVKSQGSGQDLEVKADKIEIFQKADLEYPLQNKRHTFEYLRTKAHLRPRTNTFSAVFRVRSVLAYALHKFFQENNFVYVHTPIITGSDAEGAGEMFRVTTLDMNKLPKKENGEVDFTKDFFGKSTNLTVSGQLNVETFCAAFRNVYTFGPTFRAEYSNTARHASEFWMVEPEIAFADLSANMELAEAMVKFVIKYVMDTCPEEMEFFNSFIEKGLFDKLNNVLNNEFGRITYTEAIEILEKSRKKFEFPVKWGIDLQSEHERYLAEEYFKKPVFVTDYPKEIKAFYMKLNEDGKTVRAMDLLAPGIGEIIGGSQREDSYEILLKRMKELGLNEEDYEFYLDLRRFGSFPHSGYGLGFERMMMYLTGMQNIRDVIPFPRTPNNAEF, encoded by the coding sequence ATGATTACTGTAAAAGATATTTTTAGACATGGAGAGGATTACCTAAACAAAGAAATAGAGCTTTTTGGTTGGGTAAGAAAGATAAGAGATCAAAAGAAATTTGGTTTTATTGAATTAAATGATGGTTCATTTTTTAAAGGAGTTCAAATAGTTTTTGAAGAAGGACTTGAAAATTTTGATGAAGTATCAAGACTTTCAATATCATCTACTATTAAAGTAAAAGGAACTCTTGTTAAATCTCAAGGTAGTGGACAGGATTTAGAAGTTAAAGCTGATAAAATAGAAATTTTCCAAAAAGCTGATTTGGAATATCCATTACAAAATAAAAGACATACTTTTGAATATTTAAGAACTAAGGCACATTTGAGACCTAGAACTAATACTTTTTCAGCAGTATTTAGAGTAAGATCCGTACTTGCTTATGCATTACATAAATTTTTCCAAGAAAATAACTTTGTTTATGTTCATACTCCAATTATAACTGGTTCTGATGCAGAAGGTGCAGGAGAAATGTTTAGAGTTACAACTCTTGATATGAATAAATTACCTAAAAAAGAAAATGGTGAAGTTGATTTTACAAAAGATTTCTTTGGTAAATCTACTAACCTAACAGTAAGTGGTCAATTAAATGTTGAAACTTTTTGTGCTGCTTTTAGAAATGTTTATACTTTTGGACCAACATTTAGAGCAGAGTATTCAAATACTGCAAGACATGCCTCAGAATTTTGGATGGTGGAACCTGAAATAGCTTTTGCAGATTTATCTGCTAATATGGAACTTGCAGAAGCTATGGTAAAATTTGTTATTAAATATGTTATGGATACTTGTCCAGAAGAAATGGAATTCTTTAATTCATTTATTGAAAAAGGACTATTTGATAAATTAAATAATGTCCTTAACAATGAATTTGGTAGAATTACTTATACAGAAGCAATAGAAATTTTAGAAAAATCTAGAAAAAAATTTGAATTTCCTGTTAAATGGGGAATAGATTTACAAAGTGAACATGAAAGATATCTAGCAGAAGAATATTTTAAAAAGCCTGTCTTTGTTACTGATTATCCAAAAGAAATAAAAGCCTTCTATATGAAACTTAATGAAGATGGTAAAACAGTTAGAGCTATGGACTTACTAGCACCAGGAATTGGAGAAATAATTGGTGGCTCTCAAAGAGAAGATAGTTATGAAATTCTTTTAAAGAGAATGAAAGAACTTGGACTTAATGAAGAAGACTATGAATTTTATTTAGATTTAAGAAGATTTGGAAGTTTCCCTCACTCTGGATATGGATTAGGTTTTGAAAGAATGATGATGTATCTAACAGGTATGCAAAATATCAGAGATGTAATACCTTTCCCAAGAACTCCAAATAATGCAGAATTTTAA
- the rnmV gene encoding ribonuclease M5: MKKKIKEVIVVEGKDDISAVKNAVDAEVFQVNGHAVRKNKSIEILKLAYENKGLIILTDPDYAGEEIRKYLCRHFPNAKNAYISRASGTKDGDIGVENASPDDIITALEKARFSLDNSENIFNLDLMIDYNLIGKDNSADLRALLGAELGIGYSNGKQFMAKLNRYGISLEEFKRAYEKINKR; the protein is encoded by the coding sequence ATGAAAAAGAAAATAAAAGAAGTTATTGTTGTTGAGGGAAAAGATGATATCTCAGCAGTTAAAAATGCTGTTGATGCAGAAGTGTTTCAAGTCAACGGACATGCTGTTAGAAAAAATAAAAGTATAGAGATATTAAAACTTGCTTATGAAAATAAGGGGCTTATTATTTTAACAGATCCTGATTATGCAGGTGAAGAAATAAGAAAATATTTATGCAGACACTTTCCCAATGCAAAAAATGCTTATATTTCTCGTGCAAGTGGTACAAAAGATGGAGATATTGGAGTTGAAAATGCTTCTCCTGATGATATTATCACTGCACTTGAAAAGGCAAGATTTAGTTTAGATAATTCAGAAAATATCTTTAACTTAGATTTAATGATAGATTATAATTTAATAGGAAAAGATAATTCGGCTGATTTAAGAGCTTTGCTTGGTGCTGAACTAGGTATAGGCTATTCAAATGGAAAACAATTTATGGCTAAACTAAATAGATATGGAATAAGTCTTGAAGAATTTAAAAGGGCTTATGAAAAAATTAATAAAAGATAA
- a CDS encoding DUF3290 domain-containing protein: MRFYSYNYLLDQIARFDWWGAAFTIFLIICLIVTMFKYHQKQKETKFRELAIILGLGIIVVISIKISHYRVTQANDNHYRLAVHFIEVVSKDLKTDKENIYINTSASIDGALVKIGNLYYRVISGDNGENYLLEKIELNNPKIEIVEVKK; encoded by the coding sequence ATGAGGTTCTATTCATATAATTATTTACTTGACCAAATTGCAAGATTTGACTGGTGGGGAGCCGCATTTACAATATTTTTAATAATTTGTCTTATTGTGACAATGTTCAAATATCATCAAAAACAAAAGGAAACAAAATTTAGAGAACTCGCTATTATTTTAGGCTTAGGAATTATTGTTGTAATAAGTATAAAAATAAGTCATTATCGTGTTACACAAGCTAATGATAATCATTACAGACTGGCTGTTCATTTCATTGAAGTTGTTTCAAAAGATTTAAAGACAGATAAGGAAAATATCTATATTAACACTTCTGCCTCAATAGACGGTGCATTAGTAAAAATTGGAAATCTCTATTATAGAGTTATCAGTGGGGATAATGGAGAAAATTATCTTTTAGAAAAAATTGAGCTAAACAATCCAAAAATTGAAATAGTAGAGGTGAAAAAATAA
- a CDS encoding DUF421 domain-containing protein — translation MELSYLDIAIKLTMGLLSLVLVINISGKGNLAPSSATDQVLNYVLGGIVGGVIYSPRISVLQYFIILMIWTMIVLILKWLKTNSVLFKTILDGQPVIIIKKGILDVEACRRAGLTANDIAFKLRTNGVYSVRKVKRAVLEQNGQLIIVLQDEENPKYPIITDGTVQTNILEAIDKDTDWLQEQLKEMGYENISDIFLAEYDSGKITVITY, via the coding sequence ATGGAATTATCATATTTAGATATTGCAATAAAATTGACTATGGGGCTTTTATCATTAGTCTTAGTTATAAATATATCAGGAAAGGGAAATCTTGCACCTTCGTCTGCAACAGATCAAGTTTTAAACTATGTTCTAGGGGGTATAGTTGGTGGAGTTATTTATAGTCCAAGAATAAGTGTTTTACAATATTTTATAATTCTTATGATATGGACTATGATAGTTTTAATTTTGAAGTGGTTGAAAACAAATAGTGTTTTATTTAAAACTATTTTAGATGGACAACCTGTTATTATTATAAAAAAAGGTATTCTTGATGTAGAAGCCTGTCGTAGAGCAGGATTGACTGCCAATGATATAGCTTTTAAGTTGCGTACCAATGGTGTGTATAGTGTAAGAAAAGTTAAAAGAGCAGTGCTTGAACAAAATGGGCAACTGATAATAGTTTTACAAGATGAAGAAAATCCAAAATATCCAATTATAACAGATGGAACTGTACAAACAAATATACTTGAAGCTATTGATAAAGATACAGATTGGTTACAAGAACAGTTAAAAGAAATGGGTTATGAAAATATTTCTGATATTTTCTTAGCAGAATATGACAGTGGAAAAATTACTGTTATCACTTATTAA